A genomic region of Homalodisca vitripennis isolate AUS2020 chromosome 5, UT_GWSS_2.1, whole genome shotgun sequence contains the following coding sequences:
- the LOC124361995 gene encoding protein TsetseEP-like, with amino-acid sequence MRYLAWTLVVIIVWGFSANSSLADTELEENQVEAIAEEEGSSLPEDLLDGETEEEGLNTAGLETRRRRIRKLKPQPKPAPPPAPKPKPKPKPKTKPTAKPTPKPTPKTTPKPTEKATTKPTEKATPKPTEKATTKPTEKPTSKSTQEPPSLEKGKKSETEYTADPKNDESWNQFTNSFLYGLGDGVGSELAHQAANTLLTCRHQLIEKNSTSLNDCDPFIDLQNDLQEKETNGQEETTDVQDETSDGQYDSSYYFVPNCLPGLAKQPPIQDAVNLSVP; translated from the exons ATGCGATATTTGGCATGGACTCTGGTGGTGATCATAGTGTGGGGCTTTTCG GCAAACTCGAGCCTTGCAGATACTGAGTTAGAAGAAAACCAAGTAGAGGCAATCGCTGAAGAAGAGGGCTCGAGTCTTCCCGAAGATTTACTCGATGGCGAGACGGAGGAGGAAGGACTGAACACCGCCGGACTTGAAACCCGCCGAAGACGCATCAGAAAGCTAAAACCACAGCCTAAGCCAGCGCCACCGCCAGCGCCAAAGccaaaaccaaaaccaaaaccaaaaacaaaaccTACAGCAAAGCCAACACCAAAACCTACGCCAAAAACAACTCCAAAGCCGACAGAAAAAGCAACCACAAAGCCGACAGAAAAAGCAACCCCAAAGCCGACAGAAAAAGCAACCACAAAACCTACAGAAAAACCAACGTCCAAATCTACACAAGAACCGCCATCACTTGAAAAAGGAAAGAAATCCGAAACTGAATACACTGCTGATCCGAAAAATGACGAATCTTGGAACCAATTTACCAACTCATTCTTATATGGATTAGGTGATGGAGTGGGTTCTGAATTAGCACATCAAGCTGCAAATACTTTACTGACATGTCGACATCAACTAATAGAAAAAAATAGCACTAGTCTTAATGACTGTGATCCGTTTATTGACTTACAAAATGATTTGCAAGAGAAAGAAACCAATGGACAGGAGGAAACAACAGATGTTCAAGATGAAACATCAGATGGTCAATATGATTCATCATATTATTTTGTACCGAACTGTTTGCCAGGACTGGCTAAGCAGCCACCCATCCAGGACGCAGTCAATCTCAGCGTTCCTTGA